Genomic DNA from Modestobacter versicolor:
GACCTGCCGCTCGAGCCGGGCATGGCCTTCTCCGTCGAGCCGGGCATCTACCTGCCGGGCCGGTACGGCGCGCGCATCGAGGACATCGTCGTCTGCACCGACGACGGCGTCCGGAACCTGAACGAGGGCACCCGTGAGCTCGTCGAACTCCCCGGCTGACCCGGCGCCGGGTCAGCCCACCGTCGCTCTCGACGTCGACCGGGCCCTGCTCAGCGCGCTCGCCCGCGACGGGCGGGCCAGCTACACCGACCTGGCCGAGCTGGTCGGGCTGTCGGTGTCCGCGGTGCACCAGCGGGTGCGCCGGCTCGAGCAGCGCGGCCTGATCACCGGTTACGCGGCACACCTGGACGCCAAGGCGCTCGGGCTGCCGCTGACCGCATTCGTGTCGATCACGCCGATCGACGTCGGCCAGCCCGACGACGCCCCCGCCCGGCTGGCCCACCTGTCGGCGATCGAGGCCTGCCACTCCGTCGCCGGGCTGGAGAGCTACATCCTCAAGGTGCGGGTGGCCTCGCCGGACGCGCTGGAGGCGCTGCTGCACGAGATCCGGGCCGCGGCGAACGTCAGCACCCGCACGACCGTCGTCCTGTCCACGTTCTACGAGGACCGCCCGCCCGTCTGACCGGCTCGGTCAGGAGCCGGCCGGGGGCCAGGCCTGCAGCGCCAGGTCGGCCACCAGCTGGAGCTCCTCGCGGGGGGTGCCGCCCGCCGCCTGGACGGCGATCCCGTTGGCCACGGTCATCAGGTACCGGGCGAGCAGGGCGGGATCTGCCCCGGCCGGCAGGTCGCCCTCGTCGACCGCCCGCTGGAACCGGTCGCGCAGGTGGGCGGTGCCCCCCTCCCGCCAGGCGGCGAGCGTGTCGCGGGCCGGGCGGCCGGGCTCGCCGGCCGCGAGCGCGCCCTGCACGCCGAGGCACCCGGTGGGGGAGTCCGGCTGGGTGGTCGACCGGACGGCGCCGAGGAGGAACGTGCCGGCCACCTCTCGGGCGGTCGGCTGCTCCAGGGCGCGGACGACGTAGGACGCCGTCCCCTCGGTGTAGCGCTCCAGGGCCTGGCGGAAGAGCTCCTCCTTGTTGCCGAAGGCCCGGTACATGCTCGTGCGGGTGATGCCCATGGCGCC
This window encodes:
- a CDS encoding Lrp/AsnC family transcriptional regulator, translated to MSSSNSPADPAPGQPTVALDVDRALLSALARDGRASYTDLAELVGLSVSAVHQRVRRLEQRGLITGYAAHLDAKALGLPLTAFVSITPIDVGQPDDAPARLAHLSAIEACHSVAGLESYILKVRVASPDALEALLHEIRAAANVSTRTTVVLSTFYEDRPPV
- a CDS encoding TetR/AcrR family transcriptional regulator, whose amino-acid sequence is METRRTAPIGRPRAFDVDEALDRAVRVFWAHGYEGASLDDLTGAMGITRTSMYRAFGNKEELFRQALERYTEGTASYVVRALEQPTAREVAGTFLLGAVRSTTQPDSPTGCLGVQGALAAGEPGRPARDTLAAWREGGTAHLRDRFQRAVDEGDLPAGADPALLARYLMTVANGIAVQAAGGTPREELQLVADLALQAWPPAGS